A stretch of Pangasianodon hypophthalmus isolate fPanHyp1 chromosome 9, fPanHyp1.pri, whole genome shotgun sequence DNA encodes these proteins:
- the pnpla2 gene encoding patatin-like phospholipase domain-containing protein 2: MFPLDSPWNISFAGCGFLGVYHIGVASCLQQEAPFLIENAQHVYGASAGALTATALVSGACLGEAGARIIDVAKEARKRFLGPMHPSFNLVKIMRGMMHRILPHDAYSKATGRLGISLTRVTDGENVLVSQFNSNEELVQACVCSAFIPVYCGLIPPTLRGVRYVDGGITDNLPQYELKNTITVSPFSGESDICPRDSSSTNLHELRFTNTSIQFTLSNLYRVSRALFPPDPQVLKTMCQQGYKDALHFLKKNGLLQFQQPQQPLSNGGVRVEEDSENENEEDQRHRREREMMPGTHSSVEEHILEHLPPQLHRALMEACEERRRPMQSLSNTLPVRMLSAILEPCTLPLESAVSLSIRMLEWLPDVQEDVGWIKDQTVKLLNCVLNHARRNVSQQLVARLSYQLELRHAQSAPASFSAANLLPGWVCRRSSSVLDALQRLEQYQRQLLPGFFCINLNLHGSFSAGSLQPTFTPSPPIHEDMDEGLTMHPVGSANADFLPQNNQMEDHPIS, from the exons ATGTTTCCGCTGGACTCGCCCTGGAATATCTCATTCGCAGGTTGTGGGTTTCTCGGTGTCTACCATATTGGAGTGGCGAGCTGTCTGCAGCAGGAAGCGCCTTTCCTCATTGAGAATGCGCAGCATGTGTACGGAGCCTCAGCAGGAGCACTCACTGCCACGGCGCTGGTCAGCGGGGCTTGTCTGG GAGAGGCAGGTGCCCGCATTATCGATGTTGCGAAGGAAGCAAGGAAGCGTTTTCTGGGACCAATGCACCCTTCCTTTAACCTGGTGAAGATAATGCGGGGCATGATGCATCGGATACTGCCGCATGATGCGTACAGCAAGGCCACGGGCCGACTGGGCATCTCTCTCACCCGCGTCACAGATGGGGAGAATGTGCTGGTGTCTCAATTCAACAGCAATGAGGAACTGGTGCAA gcgtgtgtgtgcagtgccTTTATTCCCGTGTACTGTGGCCTTATACCTCCCACCCTGCGGGGAGTG CGTTATGTGGATGGAGGGATCACTGATAATTTGCCTCAGTATGAGCTGAAGAACACCATCACAGTATCTCCGTTCTCAGGGGAGAGTGATATCTGCCCCCGAGATTCCAGCTCCACCAACCTGCACGAACTCAGATTTACCAACACCTCTATACAGTTCACACTCTCCAACCTGTATAGAGTCTCCAGAGCGCTGTTTCCTCCGGATCCGCAG gtgCTGAAGACAATGTGCCAGCAAGGATACAAAGATGCATTGCATTTCCTAAAGAAAAATG GCCTGTTACAGTTCCAGCAACCTCAGCAGCCACTGAGTAACGGTGGTGTGAGGGTTGAGGAGGACTCCgagaatgagaatgaggagGATCAAAGACatagaagagaaagagagatgatgcCTGGCACTCACTCAAGTGTAGAGGAACATATATTGGAGCACTTACCTCCACAGCTGCATAGGG CTCTCATGGAAGCCTGTGAAGAAAGACGACGTCCCATGCAGTCTCTAAGCAACACGCTACCAGTCAGGATGCTGTCAGCCATCTTAGAGCCATGCACACTGCCGCTGGAGTCAGCTGTGTCACTGAGTATCAG GATGTTGGAGTGGCTCCCTGATGTCCAGGAGGATGTGGGCTGGATTAAAGATCAGACTGTGAAGCTATTGAATTGTGTTCTAAACCATGCCAGGAGGAATGTGTCCCAACAGCTGGTGGCACG ATTGTCTTATCAGTTGGAATTGAGGCATGCTCAGTCTGCGCCGGCAAGTTTCAGCGCTGCCAATCTTCTGCCAGGCTGGGTGTGTAGACGCAGCTCGTCTGTGCTGGATGCTCTCCAGCGTTTGGAGCAGTACCAGCGCCAGCTCCTGCCAGGCTTCTTCTGCATTAACCTGAATCTACACGGCTCCTTTAGTGCTGGATCTCTCCAACCTACATTTACCCCTTCTCCACctatccatgaagacatggatgAAGGTTTGACTATGCATCCTGTGGGGTCCGCTAATGCCGACTTTCTTCCACAAAACAATCAAATGGAGGACCATCCCATCTCATAA